From Scytonema millei VB511283:
GCTGGCTATCCTCCTAGCGAAGATGTGATTCATAAACTATCTTTGCATTTGGACTTACCAGAAGCAGAACTGAGACATCTAGCTGGTCGCATTACACCAGATGATACAAAAGTTTTTGAAGAACTAGTTAGAAAGTACAAACAAATGCCTGTCTTATTACGCCGAATGCGAGACGAGCCTGAATTTGCT
This genomic window contains:
- a CDS encoding helix-turn-helix domain-containing protein, which translates into the protein MSQSFGKVIRQARKAREFSQRELAKLIGVDYTYLSKLENDHAGYPPSEDVIHKLSLHLDLPEAELRHLAGRITPDDTKVFEELVRKYKQMPVLLRRMRDEPEFAQKLLKDTTNRD